In Canis lupus dingo isolate Sandy chromosome 1, ASM325472v2, whole genome shotgun sequence, a single genomic region encodes these proteins:
- the TRPM4 gene encoding transient receptor potential cation channel subfamily M member 4 isoform X3: MVGPEKEQSWIPKIFKKKTCTTFIVDLTDAGGTLCQCGRPRSTHPSVAVEDAFGAAMVTVWDSDLHTTEKPTDAYGDLDFLGAGRKASNFLRLSDRTDPAAVYNLVTRTWGFRAPNLVVSVLGGSGGPILQTWLQDLLRRGLVRAAQSTGAWIVTGGLHRGIGRHVGVAVRDHQTASTGGTKVVAMGMAPWGVVRNRDTLTNPKGSFPARYPWRGEPEDRVQFPLDYNYSAFFLVDDGTHGRLGGENRFRLRFESYVAQQKTGVGGTGIDIPVLLLLIDGDEKMLKQIENATEAQLPCLLVAGSGGAADCLAEILEDTLAPGRRGSLQGEARNRIRRFFPKGDPEVLQAQVERIMTRKELLTVYSTEDGPEEFETIVLKALVKACGSSEASAYLDELRLAVAWNRVDIAQSELFRGDIEWRSIHLEASLMDALLNDRPEFVRLLVSHGLSVGHFLTPMRLTQLYSAAPPNSLIRSLLDQASHHSGTKTPALKPSAEPRPPDVGQVLRMLLGETCAPRYSAGGARDPYQGQGCKESLCLLSDRAASDLALDAILGQAPWSDLLLWALLLNRAQMALYFWEMGSNAVASALGACMLLRVLARLESEAEEAARRKDLAAKFEGLGVDLFGECYRSSEERAARLLLRRCPLWGDATCLQLAMQADARAFFAQDGVQSLLTQKWWGEMDSTTPIWALVLTFFCPPLIYTNLITFRKSEEESIQKDLEFDEDRGINGEGPVGPTEPSEKTAVQVLGQRRPRGCCRRCPPRLRRWPQFWGAPVTAFMGNVVSYLLFLLLFAHVLLMDFQPKAPGALELLLYFWAFTLLCEEFRQGLGGGWGSLTTRGPGPTPQHTPLRRRLSLYLSDTWNQCDLVALACFLLGVGCRLTPGLFDLGRTVLCLDFMVFTLRLLHIFTVNKQLGPKIVIVNKMMKDVFFFLFFLGVWLVAYGVATEGLLRPRDRDLPNVLRRVFYRPYLQIFGQIPQEDMDVALMEHANCSAEQGFWARPAGVLAGSCISLYANWLVVLLLIIFLLVANILLLNLLIAMFRILFIYS; this comes from the exons ATGGTCGGTCCGGAGAAGGAGCAG AGCTGGATCCCTAAGATCTTCAAGAAGAAGACGTGCACGACTTTCATCGTTGACCTCACAGATGCGGG AGGAACTTTGTGCCAGTGTGGGCGTCCCCGGAGCACCCACCCGTCAGTAGCTGTGGAGGATGCCTTTGGGGCGGCCATGGTGACTGTGTGGGACAGTGATTTGCACACCACCGAGAAGCCCACCGATGCCTATGGGGACCTGGATTTCTTGGGCGCAGGCCGCAAGGCCAGCAAT TTCCTCCGGCTCTCTGACCGCACGGATCCAGCTGCAGTTTATAATCTGGTCACGCGGACGTGGGGCTTCCGGGCCCCAAACCTGGTGGTGTCAGTGTTGGGGGGATCTGGGGGTCCCATCCTCCAGACATGGCTGCAGGACCTGCTGCGACGTGGGCTGGTGCGGGCTGCCCAGAGCACAG GGGCCTGGATTGTCACCGGGGGGCTGCACAGAGGCATTGGCCGGCATGTCGGTGTGGCTGTGCGGGACCACCAAACGGCCAGCACCGGGGGCACCAAGGTGGTGGCCATGGGCATGGCCCCCTGGGGTGTGGTCCGGAATAGAGACACCCTCACCAACCCCAAG GGCTCCTTCCCCGCGAGGTACCCATGGCGCGGTGAGCCTGAGGACAGGGTCCAGTTTCCTCTCGACTACAACTACTCGGCCTTCTTCCTGGTGGACGACGGCACCCACGGCCGCCTGGGCGGTGAGAACCGCTTCCGCTTGCGCTTTGAGTCCTACGTGGCCCAGCAGAAGACAGGCGTGGGAG ggACTGGAATTGACATCCCTGTGCTCCTCCTCTTGATCGATGGTGATGAGAAGATGTTGAAG CAAATAGAGAATGCCACTGAGGCTCAGCTCCCCTGCCTCCTGGTGGCTGGGTCTGGGGGAGCTGCAGATTGCCTGGCGGAGATCCTGGAAGACACTCTGGctccagggagaagagggagcctGCAAGGGGAAGCCCGGAATCGGATTAGGCGTTTCTTTCCCAAAggtgaccctgaggtcctgcaGGCCCAG GTGGAGAGGATCATGACCCGGAAGGAGCTGTTGACTGTCTATTCAACTGAGGATGGCCCTGAGGAATTTGAGACCATTGTTCTGAAGGCCCTTGTCAAGG CTTGTGGGAGCTCTGAAGCTTCAGCTTACCTGGACGAGTTGCGTTTGGCTGTGGCTTGGAACCGTGTGGACATTGCGCAGAGTGAACTCTTCCGGGGGGACATTGAATGGCGG TCCATCCACCTGGAAGCCTCCCTCATGGATGCCCTCCTGAACGACCGGCCCGAGTTTGTGCGCTTGCTTGTCTCCCATGGCCTTAGCGTGGGCCACTTCCTGACCCCGATGCGCCTGACCCAGCTTTACAGTGCAGCACCCCCCAACTCACTCATCCGTAGCCTTTTGGACCAGGCGTCCCACCACTCAGGGACCAAGACCCCAGCCCTTAAACCCTCTGCAGAGCCCCGACCCCCTGACGTGGGGCAGGTGCTGCGGATGCTGCTGGGGGAGACATGTGCGCCAAGGTACAGCGCTGGGGGCGCCAGGGATCCCTACCAGGGCCAAGGCTGCAAGGAGAGT TTGTGTCTGCTCTCAGACAGGGCCGCCTCTGATCTCGCGCTGGACGCTATCCTCGGGCAGGCCCCCTGGAGTGACCTGCTCCTCTGGGCGCTGCTACTGAACAGGGCTCAGATGGCCCTGTACTTCTGGGAGATG gGCTCCAATGCTGTGGCCTCAGCTCTTGGGGCCTGTATGCTGCTCCGAGTGCTGGCACGCCTGGAGTCTGAAGCTGAGGAGGCAGCACGGAGGAAGGACCTGGCAGCCAAGTTTGAGGGTCTGGGCGTTG ACCTTTTCGGTGAGTGCTACCGCAGCAGCGAGGAACGGGCTGCCCGCCTGCTACTCCGACGCTGCCCACTCTGGGGGGATGCCACCTGCCTCCAGCTTGCCATGCAGGCTGATGCTCGTGCCTTCTTTGCCCAGGATGGGGTACAG TCTCTGCTGACACAGAAGTGGTGGGGGGAGATGGACAGCACCACTCCCATCTGGGCCTTGGTTCTCACCTTCTTTTGCCCCCCACTCATCTACACCAACCTCATCACCTTCAG GAAGTCAGAAGAGGAGTCCATCCAGAAGGACCTGGAATTTGACGAGGATCGGGGCATCAATGGAGAAGGCCCTGTTGG GCCGACGGAGCCCTCCGAGAAGACGGCCGTGCAGGTGCTGGGGCAGCGCAGGCCCAGGGGCTGCTGCAGGAGGTGCCCCCCGCGTCTACGCCGCTGGCCTCAGTTCTGGGGGGCGCCAGTGACTGCTTTCATGGGCAACGTGGTCAGCTacctcctcttcctgctgcttttcGCCCATGTGCTGCTCATGGACTTCCAGCCCAAGGCTCCCGGTGCCCTGGAGCTGCTGCTTTACTTCTGGGCCTTCACGCTGCTCTGCGAGGAGTTCCGGCAGGGTCTGGGTGGCGGCTGGGGCAGCCTGACCACCCGGGGGCCCGGGCCTACCCCCCAGCACACCCCGCTGCGCCGCCGCCTCAGCCTCTACCTCTCAGACACCTGGAACCAGTGCGACCTGGTGGCCCTCGCCTGCTTCCTCCTGGGCGTGGGCTGCCG GCTGACCCCTGGCCTGTTTGACCTGGGCCGCACCGTCCTCTGCCTCGACTTCATGGTCTTCACGCTACGACTGCTGCACATCTTCACAGTCAACAAACAGCTGGGGCCCAAGATCGTCATCGTGAACAAGATG ATGAAGGACgtgttcttcttcctcttcttcctcggCGTGTGGCTGGTTGCCTACGGGGTGGCCACGGAGGGGCTCCTTAggccccgggatcgtgacctccCGAATGTCCTGCGCCGCGTCTTCTACCGGCCCTACCTGCAGATCTTTGGGCAGATCCCCCAGGAGGACATGGATG TGGCCCTCATGGAGCATGCCAACTGCTCGGCAGAGCAGGGCTTCTGGGCACGCCCGGCGGGGGTCCTGGCAGGCTCGTGTATCTCGCTCTATGCCAACTGGCTGGTGGTTCTCCTCCTCATCATTTTCCTGCTCGTGGCCAACATTCTGCTGCTCAATTTGCTCATCGCCATGTTCAG gattttatttatttattcatga